One genomic region from Bartonella australis AUST/NH1 encodes:
- the metG gene encoding methionine--tRNA ligase, whose protein sequence is MRDTYYITTPIFYPNAHPHIGHAYNAIASDAFARFQRLEGKNVFFLSGTDEHGLKMQQTARILGMTPQQLADRNSAVFRKMLTILNCSNNDFIRTTEERHHRACQEIWKKMEANGDIYLGRYAGWYSVRQEAYYEEKDTEVGKNGIRYEKELGSPVEWNEEESYFFRLSLYEKALLEHYEKYSDFIGPAERRNEIISFIKSGLKDISISRTSFNWGVRVPGNPKHVMYVWVDALTNYLSAIDFFDESSKKRDFWPANIHIIGKDIIRFHAIYWPAFLMSAGIELPKRVFAHGFLLNRGAKMSKSIGNVVDPFEMVEQYGLDQVRYFFLREVPFGQDGSYNRDNFLNRINADLANDLGNLAQRSLSMIAKNCDAKIPVPAALLAQDEQLLEQSLQALEIARQVMSHQAPHLALSAIFSVVTEANRYFANEEPWSLRKNNPERFRTVLYITAEILRRIGIMLLPFIPQSAAKLLDSLSITEEDRLLRHIGDLKIKEGTILPLPEPIFPRYIFKESDINDVN, encoded by the coding sequence ATGCGTGATACATATTATATAACGACTCCGATTTTTTACCCTAATGCCCACCCCCATATCGGGCACGCTTACAATGCTATTGCAAGCGACGCTTTTGCCCGTTTTCAGAGATTGGAGGGTAAAAATGTATTTTTTTTATCTGGCACAGACGAACACGGCTTAAAAATGCAGCAGACGGCGCGTATATTAGGTATGACGCCCCAGCAACTCGCAGACCGTAATAGTGCTGTATTCCGAAAAATGCTTACAATACTAAATTGTTCTAATAATGATTTTATTCGCACAACGGAAGAACGGCATCATCGGGCTTGTCAAGAAATTTGGAAAAAGATGGAAGCTAATGGTGATATTTATCTTGGGCGTTATGCTGGTTGGTATTCGGTTCGCCAAGAAGCTTATTATGAGGAAAAAGACACCGAAGTTGGAAAAAACGGGATCCGCTATGAAAAGGAGCTTGGATCTCCAGTTGAATGGAATGAAGAAGAAAGTTATTTCTTCAGATTATCTTTGTATGAAAAAGCTCTTCTTGAGCATTATGAAAAATACTCTGATTTTATTGGGCCCGCTGAGCGACGTAACGAAATTATAAGTTTTATTAAGTCGGGTTTAAAAGATATTTCTATTTCACGTACAAGTTTTAATTGGGGTGTTCGTGTCCCAGGTAATCCGAAGCATGTAATGTACGTTTGGGTTGATGCGCTCACAAATTATCTTTCGGCAATTGATTTTTTTGATGAAAGCTCGAAAAAACGTGATTTTTGGCCTGCAAATATTCATATCATTGGTAAAGATATCATCCGTTTTCACGCAATTTATTGGCCAGCGTTTTTGATGTCAGCGGGAATTGAATTGCCTAAGCGTGTTTTTGCTCACGGCTTTTTACTTAATCGCGGTGCAAAAATGTCGAAGTCTATTGGGAACGTAGTCGATCCCTTCGAGATGGTTGAACAATATGGTCTTGATCAGGTACGTTATTTTTTTCTCCGTGAAGTTCCATTTGGGCAGGATGGCAGTTATAACCGCGATAATTTTTTGAATCGTATTAACGCAGATCTTGCCAACGACCTTGGTAATTTGGCACAGCGTTCTTTGTCCATGATTGCGAAAAATTGTGATGCAAAAATCCCTGTACCGGCCGCGTTATTAGCTCAGGATGAGCAGCTATTAGAACAATCTCTTCAAGCACTTGAGATTGCGCGTCAAGTCATGTCACACCAAGCACCGCATTTAGCATTATCGGCTATTTTTTCAGTTGTGACGGAAGCTAACCGCTACTTTGCTAACGAAGAACCTTGGAGTTTACGTAAAAATAATCCCGAAAGATTTCGTACAGTCCTTTATATAACCGCGGAAATTTTGCGGCGGATTGGTATTATGCTTTTGCCTTTTATTCCACAATCAGCTGCTAAACTTTTAGATAGCCTTTCAATCACCGAGGAAGATCGTTTATTGCGGCATATAGGTGATTTGAAAATTAAAGAAGGTACGATTCTTCCGCTACCAGAACCAATTTTCCCTCGCTATATCTTTAAAGAAAGTGATATTAATGATGTTAATTGA
- a CDS encoding NUDIX hydrolase — MIKKITGSDIAHGKYILVDNTHFLQVGALIYRVKNGILEFLLITSRGSGRWVIPKGWPISRQSFSQTVLQEAFEEAGIRGIVDTFPIGTYEYEKLDLRKKNSKFCVYVFSVLYLHQEKEWPEQNQRTYEWVTALEAAGRISEPKLKKILLQYKP, encoded by the coding sequence ATGATAAAAAAAATCACTGGTTCGGATATCGCCCACGGTAAATATATCTTAGTAGATAACACGCATTTTTTACAAGTCGGTGCATTAATTTACCGTGTAAAAAATGGAATCCTCGAATTCCTCCTAATTACTAGCCGGGGATCTGGGCGATGGGTTATACCAAAGGGGTGGCCAATTTCGAGACAATCCTTTTCGCAAACTGTATTGCAAGAAGCTTTTGAAGAAGCCGGAATTCGGGGTATCGTTGATACATTTCCTATAGGCACATATGAATATGAAAAATTAGATTTAAGGAAAAAGAATAGCAAATTTTGCGTTTATGTTTTTTCTGTACTTTATTTACATCAAGAAAAAGAATGGCCAGAACAGAATCAACGTACATATGAGTGGGTTACAGCATTGGAAGCAGCGGGACGCATCAGCGAACCAAAACTTAAAAAAATTTTATTACAATATAAACCGTAA
- a CDS encoding UbiH/UbiF family hydroxylase has protein sequence MIGYIGKVPALVISEKNKHKNITVIGAGPIGMLAALNLAHKGYSVSLIGPAACENELRTTALMMPAVHMLQRFDIWSTLEPYAAALSSIRIIDATSRLVRAPTINFYSAEIGEKAFGYNIPNLKLNNALVNSVAHTPSITRFFSSAKSFHHQQNHTRITLSDGKIIQASLIVAADGRDSPTRTAAGIGAQIWHYRQTALVLNFSHSLPHHNTSNEFHTEHGPFTQVPLPGHNSSLVWVVTPSRAEKLLNMRSEAVAKVVEDQMQSMLGKIMVKTPVQAWPLSGLIPHYFAANRTILVGEAAHVFPPIGAQGFNLGFRDIQTLIDIMPDKISNFNFEKIIAYYNLYRKPDIFVRSGFIHALNCALLSDMLLVHIARSFGIELLRNFSSLRNLFMQEGMHPGSGLRKITRIFTTKSPR, from the coding sequence ATGATTGGGTATATCGGAAAGGTTCCAGCGCTTGTGATATCTGAAAAAAATAAGCATAAAAATATTACTGTAATTGGAGCAGGGCCAATTGGTATGTTGGCCGCACTTAATCTCGCACATAAAGGCTACTCCGTTTCTCTTATTGGTCCCGCTGCTTGTGAAAATGAATTGCGGACGACTGCCCTCATGATGCCAGCAGTCCATATGCTTCAAAGATTCGATATTTGGAGTACTCTCGAGCCTTATGCAGCAGCTTTATCCTCGATCAGAATCATTGATGCAACGTCTAGACTTGTGCGTGCTCCCACCATAAATTTTTACTCTGCTGAAATCGGTGAAAAGGCTTTTGGCTATAATATACCTAACTTAAAGCTGAACAATGCTTTAGTTAATTCTGTTGCACATACTCCAAGCATTACAAGATTTTTTTCTTCAGCAAAATCTTTTCATCATCAACAAAACCATACACGCATTACTCTTTCAGACGGCAAGATTATTCAAGCATCGCTTATCGTCGCCGCTGATGGGCGCGACTCCCCGACACGCACTGCAGCTGGAATCGGCGCCCAAATATGGCACTATCGGCAAACAGCACTCGTTTTAAATTTTTCGCATAGTTTGCCTCATCACAATACATCAAACGAATTTCACACAGAACACGGCCCTTTTACACAAGTTCCATTACCAGGACATAATTCCAGTCTCGTATGGGTTGTTACCCCCTCTCGTGCTGAAAAATTACTAAATATGCGATCTGAAGCGGTTGCAAAAGTGGTCGAAGATCAGATGCAGTCTATGCTTGGTAAAATAATGGTAAAAACGCCAGTTCAAGCATGGCCTCTTTCAGGACTTATTCCTCACTATTTCGCTGCCAATAGAACAATTCTAGTAGGTGAAGCAGCCCATGTTTTCCCCCCTATTGGAGCACAAGGGTTTAATTTAGGATTTCGTGATATTCAAACTTTAATTGATATTATGCCTGATAAGATATCCAATTTTAATTTCGAAAAAATTATTGCTTATTATAATCTATACCGCAAACCCGACATATTTGTCCGAAGCGGATTTATTCACGCACTTAATTGTGCGTTACTTTCTGATATGTTGCTCGTCCATATTGCACGAAGCTTCGGGATTGAATTATTGCGCAACTTCTCTTCATTACGCAATTTATTTATGCAGGAAGGTATGCATCCTGGCAGCGGATTAAGAAAAATTACGCGAATTTTTACCACAAAATCACCTAGGTGA
- the pcsA gene encoding phosphatidylcholine synthase gives MEHKLTRKIRTNTGRLRHKKVTMPQAKAFSVHLLTASGSFLAFLSLISASEKEWVAMFCWLGLALLVDGIDGPIARKLDVKYILPTWSGELLDNVIDYVTYVLIPAFALYQSGFIDSKLSFLLSAIIVISSAIYYADTGTKTKENFFKGFPVVWNMMVFTLFVVKPGEWIAFTIIFLSAIISFLPIYFIHPVRVVRLRMLNLPIFFIWCAFGIAAFFYKLNAPWWIKVGISVASVYIYCIGAVMQLFPKLGAQKNEKNAN, from the coding sequence TTGGAACATAAATTAACAAGAAAAATCAGAACAAATACTGGCCGATTGCGTCATAAAAAAGTAACAATGCCGCAGGCGAAGGCTTTTTCTGTCCATTTGCTAACAGCTTCAGGTTCATTTTTAGCATTTCTTTCTTTGATATCTGCGTCTGAGAAAGAATGGGTTGCTATGTTCTGCTGGCTCGGACTCGCACTTCTCGTTGATGGTATTGATGGGCCGATTGCTCGCAAACTTGATGTTAAATATATACTCCCGACATGGTCCGGTGAATTATTAGATAATGTTATTGATTATGTAACTTATGTTTTAATTCCGGCCTTCGCACTCTATCAAAGTGGCTTTATAGATTCGAAACTATCCTTTTTGTTAAGTGCTATTATCGTTATTTCATCGGCTATTTATTACGCGGATACTGGCACGAAAACCAAAGAAAATTTTTTTAAAGGATTTCCTGTCGTTTGGAACATGATGGTTTTCACGCTTTTTGTCGTTAAACCAGGGGAATGGATTGCTTTTACCATTATTTTTCTGTCAGCGATCATATCTTTTTTGCCCATTTATTTTATTCATCCAGTAAGAGTCGTTCGTTTACGCATGCTTAATCTTCCGATTTTCTTTATATGGTGCGCTTTCGGTATTGCCGCGTTTTTTTATAAACTTAATGCTCCTTGGTGGATTAAAGTCGGGATTTCAGTAGCTAGCGTTTATATTTATTGTATTGGCGCTGTTATGCAGCTATTCCCTAAATTAGGTGCACAAAAAAATGAAAAGAATGCGAATTGA
- a CDS encoding enoyl-CoA hydratase/isomerase family protein gives MRIDFGASENISFIKEGCAGIVKLTRPSALNALNHQMVLSLTKALETWAIDDDVLCVLIEGEGRAFCAGGDVVEIYRMGPIDSSYQYFSDEYRLNAYIKDFPKPYISFLNGIWMGGGVGISVYGSHRIVTENTLFAMPESAIGFFPDAGASFFLPPIPSHFGVYLALTGACIKWGDCLNLGLATHAVPECSLNTIRKAIVEQGDPTPALKKQAITRDYETSSEIRYVIDTCFGVSTLEKCMELLCKKELTFTKECYNTLQLRSPISLKIAWRQMKQSSPQTLKECVKIENRIAHHMINNHDFYEGVRAILIDKDRKPKWQLDKLSAVTNEIIESYFHPVEKELFLS, from the coding sequence ATGCGAATTGACTTTGGGGCAAGTGAAAACATCTCTTTTATAAAAGAAGGTTGCGCCGGTATTGTGAAACTCACACGCCCTTCTGCATTGAATGCTCTTAATCATCAAATGGTTCTTTCTTTAACAAAGGCCCTTGAAACATGGGCAATAGATGATGATGTTCTTTGTGTTTTAATTGAAGGAGAGGGACGTGCTTTCTGTGCTGGTGGGGATGTTGTAGAAATTTATCGGATGGGGCCGATAGATTCTTCTTATCAGTATTTCAGTGATGAATATCGCTTAAATGCTTATATCAAAGATTTTCCAAAACCTTATATTTCCTTCTTAAATGGTATTTGGATGGGAGGAGGAGTGGGAATCTCTGTGTACGGTTCGCACCGTATCGTCACAGAAAATACACTCTTTGCAATGCCTGAGAGTGCTATCGGCTTTTTTCCAGATGCGGGTGCGAGCTTTTTTTTACCGCCTATTCCTAGTCATTTTGGCGTTTATCTTGCATTAACAGGCGCATGTATAAAATGGGGAGATTGTTTGAATCTTGGGCTAGCAACTCACGCTGTTCCTGAGTGTAGCTTAAATACAATTAGAAAAGCTATTGTTGAACAGGGGGATCCTACTCCGGCTTTAAAAAAACAAGCAATTACGAGGGATTATGAAACGAGTAGCGAAATACGCTATGTTATAGACACTTGTTTTGGTGTCAGCACATTAGAAAAATGTATGGAATTACTTTGTAAAAAAGAGCTTACATTCACTAAAGAATGTTATAATACCTTGCAATTACGTTCTCCTATAAGCTTAAAAATTGCCTGGAGACAAATGAAACAAAGTTCTCCCCAAACGTTGAAAGAGTGCGTAAAAATTGAAAATCGTATTGCACATCATATGATTAACAATCATGATTTTTACGAAGGGGTGCGTGCTATACTTATTGATAAAGATCGGAAACCTAAATGGCAATTGGACAAACTTTCAGCTGTAACAAATGAAATAATTGAATCTTACTTTCACCCCGTTGAGAAAGAACTTTTTCTTTCTTAA
- a CDS encoding DNA polymerase III subunit delta', protein MSDINFLHQHDDIDGILPPSQNNIIIGHESVLLFLMQMRKEGRLHHALLFEGEYGIGKATVAFHFAWNILNNQESKFLQPKRDSIVWRQIAQGCHPGFLYVSRRFDSNTKKFKTSISIDDIRDVTHFLTQTSQDGGWRVVIIDSADDMNRNAANAILKTLEEPPAKTLFIVITHSLGRLHPTIRSRCQKVSLRRLRDDEMKQVILRVFPNQSSLDEKTVEIVTQKSHGKPRKAALLICSNGIKIVKTIDNLLKKTIYDPTVAHDLAQTLSLSNTDSQFRQLCDEILDEIHKRAVMLARGGAFTLSQKCAQTWRDIYQETVEMQLFNLDKKQFVTTMLLKAHKVVQECKLFP, encoded by the coding sequence ATGAGTGATATAAATTTTTTACACCAACATGATGATATTGATGGAATTTTGCCACCATCACAAAACAATATCATAATAGGCCATGAATCAGTTCTTCTTTTTTTAATGCAAATGCGCAAAGAAGGGCGTCTACATCACGCACTATTGTTTGAGGGGGAATATGGGATTGGAAAAGCGACAGTAGCATTTCACTTTGCTTGGAATATTTTAAACAATCAAGAAAGTAAATTTTTACAACCTAAGCGTGATTCAATTGTGTGGCGTCAAATCGCGCAGGGCTGCCACCCCGGCTTTCTGTATGTTTCGCGTCGTTTCGATTCAAATACAAAGAAGTTTAAAACAAGCATATCAATTGACGATATCCGCGACGTCACACACTTCTTAACCCAGACATCGCAAGATGGCGGGTGGCGTGTTGTTATTATTGACTCGGCTGATGATATGAATAGAAACGCTGCTAATGCAATTCTTAAAACACTTGAAGAGCCTCCAGCGAAGACTTTATTTATTGTTATTACGCATTCATTAGGGAGATTACACCCGACAATCCGCTCACGTTGTCAAAAAGTCTCTCTGCGACGGCTACGTGATGATGAGATGAAACAGGTTATTTTACGCGTTTTCCCCAATCAGTCATCTCTCGATGAAAAGACCGTTGAAATAGTTACTCAAAAATCTCACGGAAAGCCTCGAAAAGCGGCTTTATTGATTTGCAGCAACGGGATTAAAATTGTTAAGACCATCGACAATCTTTTAAAAAAAACTATCTATGACCCGACCGTCGCTCACGATCTTGCTCAAACTCTTTCGTTATCTAATACTGATAGTCAATTCCGGCAACTTTGCGACGAAATTCTTGATGAGATTCACAAGAGGGCTGTTATGTTGGCCAGGGGAGGGGCTTTCACTCTTTCCCAAAAATGCGCGCAAACATGGAGAGATATTTATCAAGAAACAGTAGAAATGCAGTTATTTAACCTTGATAAAAAACAATTTGTCACCACTATGCTGCTTAAAGCTCACAAAGTCGTTCAAGAATGTAAGCTTTTTCCGTGA
- a CDS encoding SUF system Fe-S cluster assembly protein yields MAKSKVHNSAEFIGTVNEEEQSHISAIPAAEIDRMTNDIIAALKTVYDPEIPADIYELGLIYRIDIEDDRSVKIEMTLTAPGCPVAGEMPGWVDNAVSAVEGVSHVEVIMTFDPPWTTDCMSEEARVSIGWYEN; encoded by the coding sequence ATGGCTAAATCAAAAGTGCATAATTCCGCTGAGTTTATCGGTACTGTAAACGAGGAAGAGCAGTCTCATATATCGGCAATCCCAGCAGCTGAAATTGACCGCATGACGAATGATATTATTGCGGCTCTTAAAACAGTTTATGATCCGGAAATTCCCGCTGATATTTACGAATTGGGATTAATTTATCGTATTGATATCGAAGATGACCGTTCAGTAAAAATTGAAATGACGCTTACAGCGCCTGGGTGTCCTGTTGCAGGCGAAATGCCGGGATGGGTAGACAATGCGGTAAGTGCAGTCGAAGGCGTATCACACGTCGAAGTGATTATGACTTTTGACCCACCATGGACGACTGATTGTATGTCGGAGGAAGCGCGAGTTTCGATCGGCTGGTATGAGAACTAA
- a CDS encoding MBL fold metallo-hydrolase — MFDRYRFTILGCGSSSGVPRSNNYWGACNPNNPKNKRYRSSLLVERVCKSGKKTTVVIDTGPDFRSQMINAGVKHLDAAVYTHAHADHIHGIDDLRSYALSQKCLIDIYASSFTLEHLKNSFGYCFQVPKNSYYSPILRAHTISEESKFIICGQGGEITFKTHLQLHGAIYSFGFRIGNVAYCTDVNKFPEKTLLGLMNLDVLIIGALQFKPHLSHFSVDQALHWIEYLKPKQAILTHMDDSLDYNDVVNYVPSHVKPAYQGLILETNVPLND; from the coding sequence ATGTTTGATCGGTACCGATTTACAATTTTAGGTTGTGGTTCTTCTTCGGGAGTACCGCGCTCTAACAATTATTGGGGAGCTTGTAATCCGAATAATCCAAAAAATAAACGTTATAGAAGTTCTTTATTAGTTGAACGAGTTTGTAAATCAGGAAAAAAAACAACTGTTGTTATTGATACAGGCCCAGATTTTCGGTCACAAATGATCAATGCAGGTGTTAAACATCTCGATGCCGCTGTTTATACGCACGCTCATGCAGATCATATTCACGGTATTGATGATTTACGCAGCTATGCGCTTTCACAAAAGTGTTTAATAGATATTTATGCAAGCTCATTCACGTTAGAGCATCTCAAAAACTCTTTTGGCTATTGTTTTCAAGTGCCGAAAAATTCGTATTATTCACCTATTTTAAGAGCGCATACTATCAGTGAAGAGAGTAAATTTATAATCTGTGGACAAGGGGGAGAAATCACTTTTAAAACACATTTACAGTTGCATGGCGCTATTTATTCTTTTGGTTTCCGTATTGGTAATGTTGCATATTGCACAGATGTTAATAAATTTCCCGAAAAGACATTACTTGGTTTAATGAATTTAGACGTTCTAATTATCGGAGCTCTTCAATTTAAACCTCATTTAAGTCACTTTTCAGTTGATCAAGCATTACATTGGATAGAGTACCTTAAACCAAAGCAAGCTATTTTAACACATATGGATGACTCACTTGATTATAACGACGTTGTAAATTACGTTCCGTCGCACGTTAAGCCTGCGTATCAAGGCCTTATCTTAGAAACGAACGTACCGTTAAATGATTAA
- a CDS encoding TatD family hydrolase, which yields MLIDTHCHLDFEDFSQDLDGVIQRALAANVQRMITISTRVNELDGLLEIAQTYDQVFCSVGTHPNHVHEESHIKAENLIHLSKHPKVVAFGETGLDYHYDYTSPQEQKKSFQEHIIASRETQLPLVIHSRNADTDMEQILREQMKEGDFPFIFHCYSSGMRLACTAIELGGYISFSGILTFKNAIEVREIAKIVPQKHLLVETDAPFLAPIPHRGKINEPSFVRHTAAVLAETIGLSTEEVAHITTQNAFRLFSKMK from the coding sequence ATGTTAATTGATACACATTGTCATCTTGATTTTGAGGATTTTTCGCAAGATTTGGATGGTGTTATTCAACGGGCTTTAGCTGCCAATGTTCAACGCATGATAACAATTTCAACGCGCGTTAACGAACTAGACGGCCTTTTGGAAATTGCACAAACTTACGATCAAGTTTTTTGTTCCGTCGGTACTCATCCTAATCATGTGCATGAAGAAAGCCATATTAAAGCTGAAAATCTTATTCATTTATCAAAGCATCCCAAAGTCGTTGCGTTTGGGGAAACTGGACTTGATTATCATTATGATTATACCTCACCGCAAGAGCAAAAAAAAAGTTTTCAAGAACATATCATTGCTTCTCGGGAAACACAGTTACCTCTCGTAATTCACTCGCGCAATGCCGATACAGACATGGAACAGATATTACGCGAACAGATGAAAGAGGGGGATTTTCCATTTATTTTTCACTGTTATTCTTCAGGAATGCGACTTGCTTGTACAGCAATTGAACTTGGTGGTTATATATCTTTCTCAGGTATTCTTACTTTTAAAAATGCAATTGAAGTCCGTGAAATAGCAAAAATTGTACCTCAAAAGCATTTATTAGTAGAAACAGATGCACCGTTTTTAGCGCCTATTCCTCATCGTGGTAAAATAAACGAGCCGTCTTTTGTGCGTCATACAGCAGCTGTTTTAGCGGAGACGATCGGCTTAAGTACTGAAGAAGTAGCTCATATAACGACACAGAATGCTTTTCGCTTGTTTAGCAAAATGAAATAA
- the sodC gene encoding superoxide dismutase family protein: MNKKFFFLLIALVSPSSSASALASPTQLASSTQVEIYELGGNGAKNPIGVIEIQENPAGLIFTPNLSSLPEGLHGFHVHENPSCDTKDGVIGAAAGGHYDPKNTNKHLGPYNINGHLGDLPALYVDMRGQATMSVLAPRIKKISEIKDRSLMVHIGGDNYADVPSPLGGGDARLACGVVKSGN, translated from the coding sequence ATGAATAAAAAATTTTTTTTCTTATTAATTGCGCTCGTGTCCCCGAGTTCTAGCGCTTCCGCGTTAGCGTCGCCTACCCAGTTAGCATCGTCTACTCAAGTGGAAATCTATGAACTAGGAGGAAACGGCGCGAAAAATCCCATCGGTGTGATTGAAATTCAAGAAAATCCAGCGGGTTTAATCTTTACGCCAAATCTGTCCTCGTTGCCAGAAGGTCTTCATGGCTTTCACGTGCACGAAAACCCTTCGTGTGATACGAAAGACGGCGTCATTGGCGCCGCTGCGGGAGGACATTACGACCCAAAGAATACTAACAAGCATCTTGGGCCTTACAATATTAATGGCCATCTCGGTGATTTGCCCGCACTTTACGTTGATATGCGGGGCCAGGCAACGATGAGCGTCCTCGCGCCGCGAATTAAAAAAATTTCTGAAATTAAAGACCGCTCCTTAATGGTCCACATAGGAGGTGATAATTACGCAGACGTACCGTCGCCACTTGGCGGAGGTGATGCACGTTTAGCGTGTGGCGTCGTCAAATCCGGTAATTGA
- a CDS encoding DUF1561 family protein gives MSFKFFLSFFIVLSSFNSLAAFSNPPSPAVIQKPADDPVDKSIRVNISGGGEYCYAPVFTKGEGYVYLDDCSSSYVRSGRYDVFQRIAWEVNKIWLCMTAPGSVTGIDGDGKANWDYITLRPCALNDANQRWVINGRAIYTADARFRVKHTGWYAYISKNKRDPYDHALNQSMDGWVKTVAKPGTLSLKTPVSWKYATSTGFVMYYLTDRGFVTEGNDLYYNPENGHVGYYYVFNGLLSCMYSPQSAAGSYGWVTWQYCDDTIPKARDNFSWDIAMLLGNEGSLFNSYGSVLRVYQSGPDWGYPYAANLSFLKRDTSNNPTSDFVFSYDIERWSRYISGDAMEELPYCPAPGTKPTIFKSKRMKRSLPRDFRFLDFEFNETWKRRFYDTATSTAGTETLIGICGTCLLHTYQIIAEVMDSYPGDPRSRGYFFDLGSGVDPIVAVERRFPRLHSALRHANVISGVPLNPRRRGPASNARSAAAATQVALPNYNWQLSPIATNPVDIRNAVGDLLNAPVGTVWVGLTHYTRASGQRVAHAVPIFRSRGGIIVVPTNIRARSMSYEEYSRHLTELREVEAIMSQLAQLRTEPIIFHAFATVRLTGAVSRPLSVTISQYNCTGEGENRRGSRHSAPSSSLINQCSRAGGRCSIM, from the coding sequence ATGAGTTTTAAGTTTTTTTTGTCCTTTTTTATCGTGTTATCGTCTTTTAATTCTCTGGCTGCTTTTTCAAATCCCCCCAGCCCCGCTGTTATTCAAAAGCCCGCCGATGATCCGGTTGATAAATCTATCCGTGTTAATATTAGCGGCGGGGGGGAATATTGTTATGCTCCGGTATTTACGAAGGGTGAGGGCTATGTTTACCTCGATGACTGCTCTTCTTCCTACGTTCGGTCTGGTCGATATGATGTCTTTCAGAGAATAGCTTGGGAGGTTAATAAAATTTGGCTGTGTATGACAGCCCCGGGTTCGGTCACGGGCATTGATGGAGATGGAAAAGCGAATTGGGATTATATTACGCTTAGGCCCTGTGCCCTTAATGACGCTAACCAGCGTTGGGTTATTAATGGCAGAGCTATTTACACGGCCGATGCAAGGTTTCGCGTTAAGCATACTGGGTGGTATGCTTATATCTCGAAAAATAAAAGAGATCCCTACGACCATGCCTTAAACCAATCGATGGACGGGTGGGTAAAGACTGTTGCAAAACCTGGTACTTTAAGTCTAAAAACCCCTGTTAGCTGGAAATATGCAACTAGTACGGGCTTCGTCATGTATTATCTCACAGACCGTGGCTTTGTGACTGAAGGCAATGACCTTTATTATAATCCCGAAAACGGACATGTTGGCTACTACTATGTCTTTAACGGATTGCTTTCTTGCATGTACTCCCCGCAATCTGCTGCAGGTTCTTATGGCTGGGTGACATGGCAATATTGCGATGATACAATCCCCAAAGCGAGAGATAATTTCTCCTGGGACATAGCTATGTTATTGGGAAATGAGGGGTCCCTTTTTAATAGTTATGGTAGTGTATTAAGGGTTTATCAGTCGGGTCCCGATTGGGGGTATCCTTATGCTGCGAACCTTTCTTTTCTTAAACGGGACACAAGTAATAACCCGACGAGTGATTTTGTTTTTTCTTACGATATTGAGCGGTGGAGTCGCTATATTTCGGGGGATGCGATGGAAGAGCTCCCTTACTGCCCAGCCCCCGGAACGAAGCCGACAATTTTCAAATCTAAGAGGATGAAGCGGTCTTTGCCTCGTGATTTTCGATTCCTTGATTTTGAATTCAATGAAACATGGAAAAGGAGATTTTACGATACAGCGACTTCAACGGCAGGCACTGAAACACTTATAGGAATATGCGGTACCTGTCTTTTGCATACTTATCAAATAATTGCAGAGGTCATGGACAGTTATCCAGGTGATCCCCGTTCGAGAGGTTATTTTTTTGATTTAGGCTCCGGTGTCGACCCGATAGTTGCTGTAGAACGGAGATTTCCTAGACTCCACAGTGCTCTGAGGCATGCTAATGTTATTTCTGGTGTTCCTCTAAATCCGAGGAGAAGGGGTCCTGCAAGTAATGCAAGGTCGGCTGCTGCAGCGACGCAGGTTGCTTTGCCAAATTACAACTGGCAATTATCTCCGATAGCCACTAATCCAGTTGATATTCGAAATGCAGTGGGAGACCTTTTAAATGCGCCCGTCGGAACAGTTTGGGTTGGTTTAACTCACTATACTCGTGCAAGTGGTCAAAGGGTCGCGCATGCTGTTCCGATTTTTCGTTCTAGAGGTGGGATTATAGTGGTTCCGACAAATATACGTGCTCGATCTATGAGCTATGAAGAGTATTCCAGGCATCTCACAGAGCTTAGAGAGGTTGAGGCTATTATGTCGCAGCTTGCTCAACTAAGAACAGAACCGATAATTTTTCATGCTTTTGCAACAGTACGGCTAACTGGAGCAGTAAGTCGACCTCTAAGTGTTACGATTTCTCAGTACAACTGTACCGGAGAAGGAGAAAATAGGAGAGGAAGCAGACATTCAGCGCCAAGCAGTAGTTTGATCAATCAGTGTTCCAGAGCGGGCGGCAGATGTAGTATTATGTAA